A genomic stretch from Pseudomonas mendocina includes:
- a CDS encoding OmpA family protein, translating into MRVYPLVIFSLLASQAASAISFQTRLEKVEWQVEGDKFECRLSQPIANFGSGVFVRRAGEQATFTLKSQERWLGTGQATLLAAAAPWQPGRGDINLGSVTVNGVPGVFNSSQEQGTRLLTGLLEGRSPVVRHRTAAGRDPLEVRLLPTKFNDAYQKYLECAAKLLPVNFDQIRNTQVGFPGGGIELEPMAMAKLDIILDYIKADPSVNRIQLDGHADNSGNRLSNRDTSRRRALAVMEYLKSRGFPEEHITVRFHGERYPLVPNNSAANRAKNRRVTLLLDRVPEAETEPQPEAAPEAAPAVEEAAPAATPEAKPV; encoded by the coding sequence GTGCGCGTCTATCCACTTGTTATCTTTAGCCTTCTGGCCAGTCAGGCAGCCAGTGCCATCAGTTTCCAGACGCGTCTGGAGAAAGTGGAGTGGCAGGTTGAAGGTGACAAATTTGAGTGCCGCCTGTCCCAGCCCATCGCTAATTTTGGCTCGGGCGTTTTTGTGCGCCGCGCTGGGGAGCAGGCCACATTCACCCTGAAATCTCAGGAGCGTTGGCTTGGCACAGGACAAGCCACACTGCTGGCGGCGGCTGCGCCATGGCAACCGGGCAGGGGAGATATCAATCTGGGCTCGGTCACTGTCAACGGCGTGCCTGGTGTGTTCAACAGCTCCCAAGAGCAGGGCACACGGCTGCTGACAGGGTTGTTGGAGGGCCGCAGCCCTGTTGTGCGCCATCGCACCGCAGCAGGTCGCGACCCGCTTGAAGTGCGCCTGCTGCCCACCAAGTTTAACGACGCCTACCAGAAGTACCTGGAATGTGCGGCCAAACTCTTGCCTGTGAATTTTGATCAAATCCGCAACACTCAGGTCGGTTTTCCCGGTGGAGGCATTGAGCTGGAGCCGATGGCGATGGCGAAGCTGGATATCATCCTCGACTACATCAAGGCCGATCCCAGTGTTAATCGCATCCAGCTTGATGGGCATGCGGATAACAGCGGTAACCGCCTGTCCAATCGCGATACGTCACGTCGTCGGGCATTGGCTGTTATGGAATACCTCAAATCCAGAGGTTTCCCCGAGGAACATATCACCGTGCGTTTTCATGGTGAGCGCTACCCACTGGTGCCAAACAACAGCGCTGCTAACCGTGCCAAAAACCGCCGGGTAACACTGCTGCTGGATCGCGTCCCCGAAGCAGAAACAGAGCCGCAACCCGAGGCGGCTCCTGAGGCTGCACCCGCCGTAGAAGAGGCTGCACCTGCGGCAACGCCTGAAGCAAAGCCGGTTTAG
- a CDS encoding NAD-glutamate dehydrogenase has translation MAFFTAATQADFQNHLQTALAKHVSAQELAQVSLFAEQFFGIVALEELTQRRLSDLLGCTLSSWRLLSRFESDKPQVHVFNPDYEKHGWQSTHTAVEVLHSDIPFLVDSVRMELNRRGYSIHALQNNVFSVRRNSNGELLEILPKASQGADIRQEALMYLEIDRCASSAEMKELEKALLEVLGEVRLSVADFAAMKAKAQELLTWLAKGKFKVDAAELEEAQQFLKWLVDDHFTFLGYEEFSVVDGADGAHVQYNEPSLLGLSKLIRSGLRPDDLGVEAEALEYLREPQLLSFAKAAMPSRVHRPAYPDLVSIRELDDKGRVVREFRFMGLYTSAVYSESVSSIPFIRRKAAAIRQRSGFDSSAHLGKELARVLDVLPRDDLFQTPVDELFNTVLAIVQIQERNKVRVFLRRDPYGRFCYCLAYIPRDVYSTESRQRIQQVLMEHLQASDCEFWTYFSESVLARVQFILKVDPKNRVQIDPQRLEREVIQACRSWQDDYRSLIVESLGEAAGTEALSDYPGGFPAGYRERFAPHSAVVDMQHLLTLNGERQLVMSFYQPLSQGGQTLHCKLYHADTPLPLSDVLPILENLGLRVLGEYPFKLQRADGREFWIHDFAFTYAEGLDIDIQQLNDTLQEAFVKIVGGVAENDGFNRLVLMAGMPWRDVALLRAYARYLKQIRLGFDLSYIATTLINHAEIAKELVRLFRIRFYLARKLSSDDLEDKQQKLEQAILAALDTVAVLNEDRILRRYLDLIKATLRTNFYQSGADGQPKAYFSFKLNPRAITDIPRPTPKFEIFVYSPRVEGVHLRFGDVARGGLRWSDREEDYRTEVLGLVKAQQVKNAVIVPMGAKGGFVPRRLPQGGSRDDVLAEGIACYRIFISGLLDITDNLKEGAVVPPQNVQRHDGDDPYLVVAADKGTATFSDIANGIARDYGFWLDDAFASGGSAGYDHKGMGITAKGGWVSVQRHFRERGIDVQQDNVTVIGIGDMAGDVFGNGLLQSESLQLVAAFNHLHIFIDPNPDPARSFAERKRLFELPRSSWADYDSTLISEGGGVFLRSAKSIEISPQMKARFDISADRLAPTELLNALLKAPVDLLWNGGIGTYVKSSRETHADVGDKANDQLRVNGSELRAKVVGEGGNLGMTQLGRVEYGLNGGKSNTDFIDNAGGVDCSDHEVNIKILLGEIVAAGDMTGKQRNKLLVEMTEAVGNLVLGNNYKQTQALSLAERRARERVAEYKRLMSALEASGKLDRSLEFLPTDDELNERAAKGLGLTRPELSVLISYSKIDLKEALLKSQVPDDEYLAREMTTAFPALLAEKFPDAMARHRLKREIVSTQIANDLVNHMGITFVQRLKESTGMSAANAAGAYVIVRDLFRLPHWWQQIEALDYKVPADLQLQLMDELQRLGRRATRWFLRSRRHELDAARDVAHFAPRIETLLGYLDELLEGPAREQWQERFQGFVQAGVPEELARVVAGTSHLYTLLPIIEAADQTGQEPARVAAAYFAIGGALELSWYLQQITSLPVENNWQALAREAFRDDLDWQQRAITVSVLQMADAPEHIEQRVSLWLEQHQDLVGRWKLMLSELRAATTTDYAMYAVAGRELMDLARSA, from the coding sequence ATGGCGTTTTTTACTGCTGCAACACAGGCAGATTTCCAAAACCACCTGCAAACCGCATTAGCTAAGCACGTCAGTGCACAGGAGCTGGCGCAGGTCAGTCTGTTTGCGGAGCAATTCTTTGGAATTGTCGCGCTTGAGGAACTGACTCAGCGCCGCCTTTCTGACCTGCTGGGATGCACCCTGTCATCCTGGCGATTATTGTCCCGATTTGAATCGGACAAACCTCAGGTCCACGTATTCAACCCCGATTACGAAAAGCATGGCTGGCAGTCGACCCATACGGCCGTGGAAGTGCTGCACAGCGATATCCCGTTTCTGGTCGACTCCGTACGCATGGAGTTGAACCGCCGGGGTTATAGCATCCATGCATTGCAAAACAATGTGTTCAGCGTGCGCCGCAATAGTAACGGTGAGCTGCTTGAAATTCTGCCAAAGGCCAGCCAGGGCGCAGATATCCGTCAGGAAGCCCTGATGTACCTGGAGATTGACCGCTGCGCCAGTTCGGCGGAAATGAAAGAGCTGGAAAAGGCCTTGCTTGAGGTACTGGGCGAAGTGCGCCTGAGTGTCGCTGACTTTGCCGCGATGAAAGCCAAAGCCCAGGAGTTGTTGACCTGGTTGGCCAAAGGCAAATTTAAGGTGGATGCCGCTGAGCTGGAAGAAGCCCAGCAATTCCTCAAGTGGCTGGTGGATGACCACTTTACCTTCCTCGGTTATGAAGAGTTCAGCGTGGTTGACGGGGCGGATGGCGCCCACGTGCAGTACAACGAGCCATCGCTGCTGGGGTTGTCAAAGCTGATACGCAGCGGTCTGAGGCCAGACGATCTGGGTGTGGAAGCCGAGGCCTTGGAGTATTTGCGTGAACCGCAGCTGCTGTCGTTCGCTAAAGCAGCAATGCCCAGCCGGGTACACCGCCCTGCGTATCCCGATTTGGTCTCAATTCGCGAGCTGGACGACAAAGGGCGGGTTGTCCGCGAGTTCCGTTTTATGGGGCTGTACACCTCAGCGGTGTATTCGGAGAGTGTCAGCAGCATTCCTTTTATTCGCCGCAAAGCAGCGGCGATCAGGCAGCGCTCAGGCTTCGACAGCAGCGCCCACTTAGGTAAAGAGCTGGCGCGGGTGCTGGACGTGCTGCCACGGGATGATCTGTTCCAAACGCCGGTGGATGAGCTGTTCAATACCGTGCTGGCTATTGTGCAGATTCAGGAGCGCAACAAGGTGCGGGTGTTCCTGCGCCGTGACCCTTACGGGCGTTTTTGCTATTGCCTGGCGTACATCCCCCGGGACGTCTACTCCACTGAAAGCCGCCAGCGTATTCAGCAGGTGCTGATGGAGCATTTGCAGGCCAGCGATTGCGAGTTCTGGACCTATTTTTCTGAGTCTGTACTGGCGCGGGTGCAGTTTATCCTCAAGGTCGACCCGAAGAACCGCGTACAGATTGATCCGCAACGGCTGGAGCGGGAAGTGATCCAAGCCTGCCGCTCTTGGCAGGATGACTACCGCAGCCTGATCGTCGAAAGCCTGGGAGAGGCCGCCGGAACAGAGGCGCTCAGTGACTATCCAGGCGGTTTCCCGGCTGGTTATCGTGAGCGTTTTGCGCCCCATTCAGCTGTGGTGGACATGCAGCATCTGCTCACGCTCAATGGCGAGCGACAGCTGGTGATGAGCTTCTACCAACCGCTGAGCCAGGGCGGGCAAACATTGCACTGCAAGCTGTACCACGCTGATACACCGTTGCCACTCTCCGATGTTTTGCCGATTCTGGAAAACCTCGGTCTGCGCGTGTTGGGGGAGTATCCGTTCAAGCTGCAACGGGCCGATGGGCGCGAATTCTGGATTCATGATTTCGCCTTCACCTACGCCGAGGGCCTGGATATTGATATCCAGCAGCTCAATGACACCTTGCAGGAAGCCTTCGTCAAAATCGTTGGTGGGGTGGCAGAGAACGATGGCTTTAACCGGCTGGTGCTGATGGCCGGCATGCCCTGGCGTGATGTGGCGTTGCTGCGGGCTTATGCACGCTACCTGAAACAAATTCGCTTGGGCTTCGACCTCAGCTATATCGCCACTACCCTGATCAATCACGCCGAGATAGCCAAAGAACTGGTGCGCCTGTTCAGGATTCGCTTTTACCTGGCGCGCAAGCTCAGCAGCGATGACCTTGAAGACAAGCAACAAAAATTGGAGCAGGCGATTCTGGCAGCGCTGGACACTGTTGCAGTGCTTAACGAAGACCGCATCCTGCGGCGCTACTTGGATCTGATTAAAGCCACGCTGCGCACCAACTTCTATCAAAGTGGTGCTGACGGCCAGCCCAAGGCGTATTTCAGCTTCAAGCTCAACCCTCGGGCCATCACGGATATCCCACGGCCGACGCCCAAATTTGAGATTTTTGTCTATTCGCCCCGTGTTGAGGGTGTGCACCTGCGCTTTGGCGATGTGGCCCGAGGCGGCTTGCGCTGGTCCGACCGTGAGGAGGATTACCGCACCGAAGTGCTGGGGCTGGTCAAGGCTCAGCAGGTTAAAAACGCGGTGATTGTGCCCATGGGGGCTAAAGGTGGCTTTGTTCCCCGGCGATTGCCGCAAGGCGGCTCGCGGGACGATGTGCTGGCCGAAGGCATCGCCTGCTACCGCATTTTCATCAGCGGCCTGTTGGACATCACCGATAACCTTAAAGAGGGTGCTGTGGTGCCGCCGCAAAACGTGCAGCGCCACGACGGTGACGACCCCTATCTGGTGGTGGCGGCTGACAAAGGCACCGCCACATTCTCTGATATCGCCAATGGCATCGCCCGTGACTACGGTTTCTGGCTGGACGATGCATTCGCTTCTGGCGGTTCCGCCGGTTACGACCACAAGGGCATGGGCATTACCGCCAAAGGTGGCTGGGTCTCCGTGCAGCGGCACTTCCGCGAGCGCGGGATAGATGTGCAGCAAGATAACGTCACGGTGATCGGCATTGGCGATATGGCGGGCGACGTGTTCGGCAACGGGCTGTTGCAATCCGAATCGCTGCAGTTGGTTGCTGCTTTCAACCATCTGCACATTTTTATCGATCCGAACCCGGATCCGGCCCGCAGCTTTGCCGAGCGCAAGCGCCTGTTCGAATTGCCGCGCTCCAGTTGGGCAGATTACGACAGCACCCTGATTTCAGAGGGCGGCGGGGTATTCCTGCGCAGTGCTAAAAGCATCGAAATCAGCCCGCAGATGAAGGCTCGTTTCGACATCAGCGCAGACCGCTTAGCGCCCACCGAACTGCTGAATGCGTTGCTCAAGGCCCCGGTCGACTTGCTGTGGAACGGCGGCATTGGCACCTACGTGAAATCCAGCCGTGAAACCCATGCTGACGTAGGTGACAAGGCCAACGACCAACTACGGGTCAATGGCAGTGAACTGCGTGCCAAGGTCGTGGGTGAGGGCGGTAACCTCGGCATGACCCAGCTGGGCCGGGTCGAATATGGCCTGAACGGCGGCAAGAGCAACACCGACTTTATCGACAACGCCGGTGGCGTGGACTGTTCCGACCACGAGGTGAACATCAAGATTCTGCTTGGCGAGATTGTCGCGGCTGGCGATATGACGGGTAAGCAGCGCAACAAGCTGCTGGTGGAAATGACGGAGGCCGTCGGCAACTTGGTGTTAGGCAATAACTACAAACAGACTCAGGCGTTGTCGTTGGCTGAGCGCCGTGCCCGTGAGCGTGTCGCGGAGTACAAACGCTTGATGAGTGCGCTGGAAGCCAGTGGCAAGCTTGACCGCAGCCTGGAGTTTTTACCGACTGATGATGAGCTAAACGAACGCGCGGCCAAAGGGCTTGGGCTGACCCGACCAGAACTGTCGGTGCTGATCTCTTACAGCAAGATCGACCTGAAAGAGGCGCTGCTCAAATCTCAGGTGCCGGATGATGAATACCTGGCCCGGGAAATGACCACGGCGTTTCCTGCGCTACTGGCCGAAAAATTCCCCGATGCGATGGCGCGCCATCGTCTCAAGCGGGAAATTGTCAGCACCCAGATTGCCAATGATCTGGTCAACCACATGGGCATTACCTTTGTGCAGCGGCTCAAAGAGTCCACCGGCATGAGCGCAGCCAATGCGGCCGGGGCCTATGTCATTGTGCGCGATTTGTTCCGGCTGCCCCATTGGTGGCAGCAGATTGAGGCGCTGGATTACAAAGTCCCGGCAGACCTGCAACTGCAACTGATGGATGAGCTGCAGCGCCTCGGTCGGCGCGCGACACGATGGTTCCTGCGCAGCCGCCGCCATGAGCTGGACGCAGCGCGTGATGTGGCACATTTCGCGCCACGTATCGAAACCCTGCTTGGGTATCTGGACGAATTGTTGGAGGGGCCTGCCCGTGAGCAGTGGCAAGAGCGCTTCCAAGGGTTTGTTCAGGCCGGTGTCCCGGAGGAATTAGCCCGCGTGGTGGCAGGCACCAGCCATTTGTACACCTTGCTGCCGATCATTGAGGCCGCTGACCAGACCGGGCAGGAGCCTGCACGTGTTGCGGCCGCTTACTTCGCGATTGGTGGCGCTCTGGAGTTGTCTTGGTACTTGCAACAAATCACCAGTCTGCCAGTGGAAAACAATTGGCAGGCGCTGGCTCGCGAAGCGTTTCGCGATGATCTGGACTGGCAGCAACGGGCGATCACTGTATCGGTCCTGCAAATGGCGGATGCGCCGGAACATATCGAGCAAAGGGTGTCGTTGTGGTTAGAGCAACATCAGGACTTGGTAGGGCGTTGGAAGTTAATGCTGAGTGAATTGCGCGCAGCCACGACCACTGACTACGCCATGTATGCAGTGGCGGGCCGTGAGTTGATGGACTTGGCTCGCAGCGCTTAA
- the rnt gene encoding ribonuclease T encodes MSEDLYDDELDTPPSGPRHPMAARFRGYLPVVVDVETGGFNAATDALLEIAATTIGMDEDGFLFPEHTHFFRIEPFEGANIEQAALDFTGIKLDHPLRMAVTEEHALTEIFRGLRKSLKANSCKRAILVGHNSSFDLGFLNAAVARTGIKRNPFHPFSSFDTATLAGLAYGQTVLAKACQAAGIEFDGKEAHSARYDTEKTAELFCGIVNRWKEMGGWMDFDD; translated from the coding sequence GTGAGCGAAGACCTGTACGACGACGAGCTGGACACCCCGCCTTCTGGCCCACGCCACCCGATGGCAGCGCGCTTTCGTGGCTACCTGCCCGTCGTAGTCGACGTGGAAACAGGCGGCTTCAACGCGGCCACAGACGCTCTGCTGGAAATTGCTGCGACCACCATCGGCATGGACGAAGACGGTTTCCTGTTCCCGGAACACACCCACTTCTTCCGGATCGAGCCGTTCGAAGGCGCCAATATCGAGCAAGCTGCGCTGGATTTCACCGGCATTAAACTCGATCACCCGCTGCGCATGGCGGTGACCGAAGAGCATGCGCTGACCGAAATTTTTCGCGGTCTGCGCAAATCGCTGAAAGCCAACAGCTGCAAGCGAGCCATCCTGGTCGGCCATAACAGCAGCTTTGATCTGGGCTTTTTGAATGCTGCGGTTGCCCGTACTGGGATCAAGCGCAATCCATTCCACCCGTTCTCCAGCTTCGATACCGCTACCCTGGCTGGCCTTGCTTATGGGCAAACGGTGCTGGCTAAAGCCTGTCAGGCGGCAGGGATTGAGTTCGACGGCAAAGAAGCACACTCGGCCCGTTACGACACCGAGAAGACTGCCGAGCTGTTCTGCGGCATCGTTAACCGCTGGAAGGAAATGGGCGGTTGGATGGATTTTGATGACTAA
- a CDS encoding DUF3833 domain-containing protein, which produces MFRVLMLSLCVLLSSCTQVDVHTYKDEEPKLDLRAFFTGEVEAWGMFQKRSGEVVKRFHVDIKGYAQGDDLILDESFSYSDGTRQKRVWTLSATAPGEWRGTAADVVGEAEGEVAGNALRWRYVLSLPVDDQVYEVFLDDWMYLLDENTMVNRSFMSKFGIEVGQVTLFFRKKS; this is translated from the coding sequence ATGTTCAGAGTCCTGATGTTGTCGTTGTGTGTGCTGTTGAGCAGTTGCACGCAGGTGGATGTACACACCTACAAGGATGAGGAGCCGAAACTTGATCTGCGGGCATTTTTCACCGGTGAGGTGGAGGCCTGGGGGATGTTCCAAAAGCGTTCAGGCGAGGTGGTCAAACGCTTTCATGTGGACATAAAGGGCTACGCTCAAGGGGATGATCTGATTCTCGACGAGTCGTTCTCTTACAGTGATGGCACCCGGCAGAAGCGTGTCTGGACCTTATCAGCGACTGCTCCCGGGGAGTGGCGCGGAACTGCTGCGGATGTGGTCGGTGAGGCTGAGGGCGAGGTTGCTGGCAATGCCCTACGTTGGCGCTACGTGCTGAGTTTGCCGGTGGATGATCAGGTGTATGAGGTATTTCTGGATGACTGGATGTACCTGCTGGACGAAAACACCATGGTCAACCGTTCCTTCATGAGTAAGTTCGGGATTGAGGTGGGGCAAGTCACTTTGTTTTTCCGTAAGAAGTCTTAG
- a CDS encoding argininosuccinate synthase, with the protein MADVKKVVLAYSGGLDTSVILKWLQDTYNCEVVTFTADLGQGEEVEPARAKAQAMGVKEIYIDDLREEFVRDFVFPMFRANTIYEGEYLLGTSIARPLIAKRLIEIANETGADAISHGATGKGNDQVRFELGAYALKPGVQVIAPWREWDLTSRETLMAYAEKANIPVDFNKAGKKSPYSMDANLLHISYEGGVLEDTWTEHEEDMWRWTKSPENAPDTPTYIELTYRKGDIVAIDGKEMTPAAVLTELNRIGGENGIGRLDIVENRYVGMKSRGCYETPGGTIMLRAHRAIESITLDREVAHLKDELMPKYASLIYNGYWWSPERQMLQQMIDASQATVNGVVRLKLYKGNVIVVGRKSDDSLFDTRISTFEDDAGAYDQKDAAGFIKLNALRLRIAANKGRSPL; encoded by the coding sequence ATGGCCGACGTTAAAAAGGTAGTCCTCGCATATTCCGGTGGCCTGGACACTTCGGTGATTCTCAAATGGCTGCAAGATACCTACAACTGTGAAGTCGTAACCTTCACTGCTGACCTTGGCCAAGGTGAAGAAGTAGAGCCGGCGCGCGCCAAAGCCCAAGCAATGGGCGTTAAGGAAATCTACATCGATGACCTGCGCGAAGAGTTTGTCCGTGACTTCGTCTTCCCGATGTTCCGCGCTAACACCATTTATGAAGGCGAATACCTGCTGGGCACGTCTATTGCCCGTCCGCTGATCGCCAAGCGCCTGATCGAAATCGCTAACGAAACTGGCGCTGACGCCATTTCCCACGGCGCAACCGGTAAAGGTAACGACCAGGTTCGTTTCGAGCTGGGTGCCTATGCACTGAAGCCGGGCGTACAGGTTATTGCTCCGTGGCGTGAGTGGGACCTGACCTCCCGCGAAACCCTGATGGCTTACGCTGAAAAAGCCAACATCCCAGTTGATTTCAACAAGGCTGGTAAAAAGTCCCCGTACTCCATGGACGCCAACCTGCTGCACATCTCCTATGAAGGTGGCGTGCTGGAAGACACCTGGACCGAGCACGAAGAAGACATGTGGCGTTGGACCAAGTCTCCGGAAAACGCGCCGGACACCCCGACCTACATCGAGCTGACCTACCGTAAGGGCGACATCGTTGCCATCGACGGCAAGGAAATGACCCCGGCAGCCGTACTGACCGAGCTGAACCGCATCGGTGGTGAGAATGGCATCGGTCGTCTGGATATCGTTGAAAACCGTTACGTGGGCATGAAGTCCCGTGGCTGCTACGAGACTCCCGGCGGCACCATCATGCTGCGCGCTCACCGCGCCATCGAGTCCATCACTCTGGACCGCGAAGTCGCTCACCTGAAAGATGAGCTGATGCCTAAATACGCCAGCCTGATCTACAACGGCTACTGGTGGAGCCCGGAGCGTCAGATGCTGCAACAGATGATCGACGCTTCCCAGGCCACAGTGAACGGCGTAGTGCGCCTGAAGCTGTACAAAGGTAACGTCATTGTTGTTGGCCGTAAGTCCGATGACAGCCTGTTCGACACCCGTATCTCGACGTTCGAAGACGATGCCGGTGCCTACGACCAGAAAGATGCCGCGGGCTTTATCAAGCTCAACGCTCTGCGTCTGCGTATTGCTGCCAACAAGGGCCGTTCGCCGCTCTAA
- the pyrC gene encoding dihydroorotase, with protein sequence MTDRLTLLRPDDWHIHLRDGAVLQHTVADVARTFGRAIIMPNLVPPVRNAAEADAYRQRILNVRPQGSRFEPLMVLYLTDNTQPDDIRSAKASGFVHAAKLYPAGATTNSDSGVTSIDKIFPVLEAMAEVGLPLLVHGEVTRNEIDVFDREKTFIGEHLTRVVERFPSLKVVFEHITTGDAVQFVQGASTNVAATITAHHLLYNRNHMLVGGIRPHFYCLPILKRNTHQEALLDAATSGNPKFFLGTDSAPHAKHAKEAACGCAGCYTAYAAIELYAEAFEQRNALDKLEAFASKNGPDFYGLPHNSDTITLVREEWTAPASLPLGDQTVIPLRAGEALRWRLLESNA encoded by the coding sequence ATGACTGACCGCCTTACTCTGCTGCGTCCTGATGACTGGCACATCCACCTGCGCGATGGTGCTGTTCTGCAACACACTGTGGCTGATGTAGCCCGCACCTTTGGCCGCGCCATTATCATGCCTAACCTGGTGCCGCCGGTTCGCAATGCCGCCGAAGCGGACGCCTATCGCCAGCGCATTCTCAATGTACGTCCACAAGGCAGTCGCTTTGAACCGCTGATGGTGCTGTACCTCACCGACAACACCCAGCCAGACGATATCCGCAGCGCCAAGGCCAGTGGCTTTGTGCATGCCGCCAAGCTCTACCCAGCTGGCGCTACCACCAACTCGGACTCTGGCGTCACCAGCATCGACAAGATCTTCCCGGTGCTTGAGGCCATGGCTGAAGTCGGCCTGCCGCTGTTGGTACACGGTGAAGTGACCCGCAACGAAATTGACGTGTTCGACCGTGAGAAAACTTTTATCGGTGAACACCTGACCCGCGTTGTTGAGCGCTTCCCGAGCCTTAAAGTGGTGTTCGAACACATCACCACAGGCGATGCCGTGCAGTTCGTGCAGGGTGCCTCCACTAACGTGGCAGCCACCATCACGGCACACCACCTACTTTACAACCGCAACCACATGTTGGTTGGCGGCATTCGCCCGCACTTCTATTGCCTGCCGATTCTTAAGCGCAACACCCACCAGGAAGCCCTGCTGGATGCGGCTACCAGCGGCAACCCGAAATTCTTCCTCGGCACCGACTCGGCGCCCCATGCCAAGCATGCCAAGGAAGCTGCCTGCGGTTGCGCGGGCTGCTACACCGCCTATGCTGCGATTGAGTTGTACGCCGAAGCGTTCGAACAACGTAATGCCTTGGACAAACTGGAAGCCTTCGCCAGTAAAAATGGCCCAGACTTCTACGGTCTGCCACATAACAGCGATACCATCACTCTGGTTCGTGAAGAATGGACCGCTCCAGCCAGCCTGCCGCTGGGCGATCAAACCGTAATTCCGCTGCGTGCAGGTGAAGCCCTGCGCTGGCGTCTGCTGGAGAGCAACGCGTGA
- a CDS encoding GNAT family N-acetyltransferase: MSLAEAGFIKIEKLTLNDHEINQVVNVWYDASVKAHHFISERFWYSNREVMEKLYIPNSETFVAKREGAIVGFFSLVGNTLASIFVAPDWQGAGIGKALLLNAQSRRNELQLNVYRKNKRAIAFYKKYGFFDVEEGLDENTGEPAITMKWQETPST, encoded by the coding sequence ATGTCTCTTGCAGAAGCGGGCTTTATAAAAATTGAAAAATTGACATTGAACGACCATGAAATAAATCAGGTCGTCAATGTTTGGTATGACGCGTCTGTTAAAGCCCATCATTTTATCAGCGAGCGATTCTGGTACTCGAACCGCGAAGTGATGGAAAAACTGTATATCCCCAACTCTGAAACCTTCGTCGCCAAGCGTGAGGGCGCAATTGTCGGGTTCTTCAGCCTCGTAGGTAATACGCTGGCCTCTATTTTTGTAGCGCCGGACTGGCAAGGCGCAGGCATCGGTAAAGCCTTACTGCTTAATGCGCAGTCACGCCGCAATGAGTTGCAGTTGAATGTTTATCGTAAGAATAAACGGGCAATAGCTTTTTATAAGAAATATGGTTTTTTTGATGTTGAAGAAGGGCTTGATGAAAATACAGGAGAGCCGGCCATAACGATGAAGTGGCAAGAAACGCCCTCAACTTAA
- the gloA gene encoding lactoylglutathione lyase — protein MRLLHTMLRVGDMDRSIEFYTEVLGMTLLRRKDYPEGKFTLAFVGYGDEAHNSVIELTHNWGVESYELGTGYGHIALEVPDVYKACEDIRARGGKITREAGPMMHGSSILAFVEDPDGYKIELLSPSRQD, from the coding sequence ATGAGACTGCTGCATACCATGCTGCGCGTGGGCGATATGGATCGCTCCATCGAGTTTTACACCGAAGTGCTGGGCATGACCCTGCTGCGCCGCAAAGACTACCCAGAAGGTAAATTCACCCTGGCGTTTGTCGGTTATGGTGACGAGGCGCATAACAGCGTGATCGAACTGACCCACAACTGGGGCGTAGAAAGCTACGAGCTGGGCACTGGCTACGGCCATATCGCCCTGGAAGTGCCGGACGTCTACAAAGCCTGTGAAGACATCCGCGCCCGTGGCGGCAAGATCACCCGTGAAGCGGGCCCAATGATGCACGGCTCCAGCATTTTGGCCTTCGTTGAAGACCCGGATGGCTACAAAATCGAGCTGCTGTCGCCTTCGCGCCAAGACTAA
- a CDS encoding chalcone isomerase family protein, translated as MPRISCLLQMLLATLLICTQAQASWREAIPDSRLIGSGELRMFGFSIYKAELWSDAGSADSLLSFQEPFALQLTYSRSISADDLVATSIKEIRRIQGSVVDPAQLDRWALEMQQAFVDVAEGERITGVFLPGRGARFYAGDAFRHGVSDQAFARAFFSIWLDAQTRTPELRARLIGAIEP; from the coding sequence ATGCCTCGCATTTCTTGCTTACTTCAGATGCTGTTGGCCACGCTGCTGATCTGCACGCAGGCCCAAGCTAGCTGGCGGGAGGCCATTCCGGACTCGCGCCTGATTGGCTCGGGCGAGCTGCGTATGTTTGGCTTCTCCATCTATAAGGCGGAGCTGTGGAGCGATGCTGGTAGCGCTGATTCGCTGCTGTCGTTTCAGGAGCCTTTTGCCCTGCAACTCACCTACAGCCGATCAATCAGCGCAGATGATTTGGTCGCAACCAGCATTAAGGAAATTCGCCGTATTCAAGGATCTGTGGTCGATCCCGCGCAGTTGGACCGCTGGGCGCTTGAGATGCAGCAGGCGTTTGTCGATGTCGCAGAGGGCGAGCGCATCACGGGGGTTTTTCTGCCCGGCAGAGGCGCGCGTTTCTATGCAGGTGACGCCTTCAGGCATGGGGTGAGCGACCAAGCGTTCGCCCGTGCTTTCTTTTCAATTTGGCTGGACGCGCAGACTCGCACACCTGAGCTACGGGCCCGGCTCATTGGTGCTATAGAACCCTGA